From the Jilunia laotingensis genome, the window AAAATCCAAACAAGATTGTAAACCAACGCTTACAAATGCCAGAAATACCGCTGATAAAATATATTTTTTCATAATTTAAAATCTTATTAATTATTCTATTAAAAATTTGCTTTCAGTGAGAATCCGAAAGAACGTGACGATGGCATATTGAATATTTCAAATGCACTCAGACCATTTTGTGTAGAAAGAGAAATATCTGGATCAACAGGAGCATCTTTATAGATAAAGAATAAATTACGAGCAATGAAAGATATTGATACATGTTTGGAAGCACCTAACAAATTACGGAAAGTATATCCTAAGGAAAGTTCTCTCAATCTAAAATTGGTAGCATCATATATATATTGAGTAGCATTTACATCCCCTCCAATACCTTGATAATACTCTGAGATAGGTGCCAGATTTCCGTCTGGCATGTACAGAGCCGGTTTTCCATTCCAAACTAATGAAGGATCTGCTTCAGCAGCTAAACGGGCATTTGCCGTACGTTCAGAAACACCTAATTTATCCAATTCAGCTTCTGTAAAGGAGATAACTTTTCCACCTATTTTTCCATTAATCAAAAAAGATAGATTGAAATCTTTGTAAGTAAATGAGTTACTCCAACCCAATTGATACTTGGAATACATATTACCAACATATACACCAAACTTCTCATTAGACAATTTAGGTCTACCAGTTGAAGAAAGTTTAATACTTCCATCCTTATTACGATCAAAATCGGTAGCATACATATCGCCATAAGTACCTCCTTCTTCATATTTTACTTGAATTTTACCGTTGGCGATTTGCTGTTCGACCAGTGCTTCAGTTCCATCCTCATTGTATGCAGTTTTCAATATCTTATTGTTGTTCAAGGAAAAATTCACAGAAGTTCTCCATAAGAAATTTTTCGCTAAATTCATTGAATAAGTTACTGTAGATTCAATACCAGAATTGCGAATTTTACCTGAATTAGAAGGAGTTGTTTTACCTCCCTGAACAGAATTTAACATATACAAATGATCCGCAGTTGCATTATAATAGGTAAAGTCCAATTCTAATGAGTTCCGAAATAGAGCCATATCAAATCCAACTTCAAATGATTTATTTGTTTCAGGTATAGGATTATCATAATGACCAATAGTTAAAATATTTACAGCTCCAGTAACCATATTTGTTGTAGATGAGTTCCATGCACTATTTGGAATACTATTACCTACCTCACTATATGACATCCTTACCTTAAAATGATTAATGTCTTCCGGTAGTTTAAATATTTTATCCACTAACGCATTGGCTCCAAGTCCGAAATAACCGTAATTTGTGGCAGTCCCCCTAGTCTTATAGAAGTATCTAAAAGGACGATACCAGTCACGACGATAACTACCATCAATATACACCATTTCTTTAAATCCTATTTGTCCAGTAAACAACAGCGCTTTATCCCAGTTGGATGTAGGGCTATATGTTCTTCCACTTGTATTACCTTCGGAAGCCATAGGATAAAAATAGTTAATTACAGAAGGCAGTTCGCGTCTCATAGGATCATATATGGTAGCGTTCGCCCAAATTTTTTGTAGATCACTTTTTATAGTATGCCCTACCCATCCTGCTGTAGCCGAGACTGCAAAGTCCTTTATATCTCTATTATAGCTCAAAAGATAATCCACATAAATTTCAGTAATTTTTGTCAGATCTTGCCCATACATGCCATAATCTTCCATAGCAGCGGGTGTCCAAGTTGTAGCCCATCTATTAGTCGTTCCGGTAGATTTAGTACGATCAATATTTAAACGAGCTTGAAAATCCAATCCCTTCATCAGATTCAGCTTTGCTGTAATATAACCATACGCCCGTTCTTCTTCTTGCCTACTTTGATTTCTATTAGCCAACCAATAAGGATTGTTATGACCCTTAGAAGCATAAGCCCATTGTTGCTGAGGCCCTGTTAATTCTTTGCTCTCTGTTGCCCATTCCCAATCACCATTTTCATTTTTAATATAATGTCCTTGGAGAGCCGTAGTCCACGATCCATTTTCATTTACATAATTATCTTTGTAATAGCTCATATCAATATTACGTGGCATTGTATAAAGGTCATAAAGAGGATTCAAAGCAGTACCTCCACCTGGACGATTTTTGGTAACAGCCTGAATGTAATTCATTGATAAATCTACTTTTAATCGATCATTAAAAAGAGAATAGTTTTGTCTGAAAGAAAATGAATTCCTATTGTAAGAGTTTTTAGGAATCATACCATCAGAATGTGAATTGGCATAAGAGAAGTAAGAGCGAATCTTTTCTGATCCTCCACTCAACGAAACAGAGTTATTGTAACTAACCCCAGTACGAAGAAAGTCATCTACATCATTAGCAGCATAGTTTCTTAAACGAGCACCTTCGTATGCTAATTCTTCCGGAGTCAATTCCGAGATTTTTTTCCCCCAGCTATCTACAGACAATGTGTTTGCATTCAAATTAACTGCAGCACCATATACATTCTGAATTTTTGGGGTCACTAAAGGCTTTTCAAAAGTTATATTTGCAGAATAATTTATATCGATTTTGCCCTCCTTACCTTTTTTAGTAGTAATCATAATTACACCATTGGCTGCTTTACTACCATACAATGCAGCAGCATTAGCACCCTTCAAGACATTCATACTCTCTATATCATCAGGATTAATCATAGACAACGGGTCAGAACCTTCACTGGAACTCGAATAAGTTAAACCGGAACCACCACTTTGAACATCCTTCTGTCCGTTAATATCATTTGTAAGAGGAATACCATCGACAACAATCAATGGACTATTATTACCTAATACAGATTTATTACCACGAAGCACTATCTTAGATGCTCCACCGGCTCCACCGGCACTTGGTGTAATAGTGATACCAGAAACTTTCCCTTGCAAAGAATTTACAAAATTGGCATCTTGTACTTTCATAAGTTCATCACCGCTCACTTTTTGTGTTGCATAAGTTAACGATTTCTCCTTACGTTCGATACCCATAGCTGTAACGACAACTTCACTCAACTGTTGAGCATCTTCTTTCATGACTACATTAAATGAAGAAGAACTTGAAACTGGCAAAATAACTTTTTGATATCCAATATAAGTAAACTCTAATGAAGCTTTGTTATCAGGCACTTCCAAAGAATACATACCATCAATATCAGTAATAGTACCCATAGTAGTACCTTGAACCAGCACGCTCACTCCAATCAAAGGTTCACCGGTTTCATCTGTTACCATTCCTTTGATCTGACGTTTTCCTACCTGCTGTACGGCTTTAGGAGCTGCCACATTCTCTTTTGTATAAAGAACCAAATATTTATCTTTTACAGAATAAGAAGCATTTGAATTCTTCAATAATCTTGCCATAACTGTTGATAGTTTCTCTCGAGAAGCTTTGATGGATACTACTCTGTCAGGATTAACATCCTTTGTATTGTAAACTACAGAAAGTGATGCCTGACGGCCAACTTCATCAAGAACCTTACTCAAGGGAACATTTGCAAAATCCAGATTTAATAAAAACTCTTGTGCAGATGCACTCATGACAGTCGGAATAAAAAGGAAAAGAAATAATAGCAAGATCCGACACTTGCATTTTGTAATTTTTCTCATTTAATATTCTTTTAATGTTAACAAATTCTGAAATACTCTCAATAATGTAGTTTCACTACACATTAAATACAATATTAAGGAATGCCTTTCATCATATTATTCTTATATTTGGTTATCATTTATGTTTTTCTATTCTCATTTTACGATAATAATACATTTGATAACCTAGAGTTACTAAAAGAAAAGAGAAAAAAAACAAAAAAAAAATCCTCAAAGCCTCTATACTGTCATCAGCAGTAGTTCCGGCTTTGAGGAATTATAATAGTTTATTAATTCTATCTATATTATTTCTTAAAAGATAAATGAACTTGTTTACCTTCCATTTTATATTGAAAATGTTTCGTCAAAGATAAAACATCTAATATATCGGTTATATCATTATCGGTTAGAAACTCACACGTAAAGCGTTCTTTTTTTAATACCTCGTCAGAAAAGATAAAATGTACATCAAAATGCTTTTCCAAACAGCTCGTTATTTCTTCAAAAGTAGCCTGCTTAAATTTCAGCTTGCCATCCATCCATAATAACACATCTTTGGCAGACGACGAATGCGAGAGTTTAGCATGGAGTGTTTCTGTATTCACGTCTAATATTTGTTCAGGCTTAAGTACATAATCCCTATTATCTCCAGGTAAATCAACGCGTACAGAACCTTTCAACAATGTTGTGACTACCCTATCTTCAGCAGCCCTAGCACGCACGTCAAATTTTGTACCTAACACTTGTACTTTCACATTTTTACTATTAACAATAAAAGGAGAATGCTCATTACGAGCAACTTCAAAATAAGCCTCACCAGTAAGATCAACTTGACGTTCACGACTCCATAAAGAAGTTTTATACGCCAATTGAGTAGATGAATTCAACCAGACCCTGGAACCATCAGGCAGTACAAATTGCGCTCGTTGCCCAGACGTTGTAGCAACGATGAAATTAGACGTTTTATTTAGCACCAAGAATGAGAATCCTACAGCAAAAACAATACCGGTGAGGAAAGCTGCCAAAGGAATAGCATAATTTTTCCATTTTATAGAGGGAGAATACCTCGTCGTTTTTTCCTTTTGTTTTATTTTGTCTTTTAATTGTGTCAAAGAAGCATCCACATTTACAGAATCCATTGCAGCAGCACGCTCCCCCAAAAACACTGTGTAATATAATTGCTCCAGTATTTTCCTGTTTTCGGGAGCCGCATCACACCATGACTCCACTTGTAAGGCCTCTTCGTCACCAAGTTCTCCCTTTAGGTAACTTAGTAATTTTGTTTCATCCATGTTGTTCAATCTTCTTTTTACCTTATTACATACTATTGATATTAGTAATACAGTTATGATGGCAAAGATACTAAATGGAATACAAAATAAAATATTATTTAGTGAATCATTTTGAAAATGTAGAAATTATAAGTATGTTTGCTTTGTTATTTAATAATTTAAAATGAGGAACGATACCAAACCTTTGAATATTAATGATAATAATGATGTAATAAAGGCTTTAAAAGAAAGTGACGAATATGCTTTTGAAAACGTATATAGGTATTATTTTCGCGGTTTATGCGCTTTCTGTTCCCAATACGTGCCTTTATCCGAAGCCGAAGAAATTGTACAAGATACCATGATGTGGCTTTGGGAGAATCGTTCAAGCCTGATTGCTGATCTTACACTCAAAACCTTACTATTTACTATCGTAAAAAATAAAGCTTTAAATCGGATTACGCATTATGAAGTAAAACGCAAAGTACATCAAGAAATAGCAGATAAGTACGAAAAGGAGTTTGCTGATCCTGACTTTTATTTAGAAAACGAATTAATAAAACTTTATAATAAGGCATTGGAGAAATTACCAGCAGAGTTTCGTGAATCCTATGAGATGAATCGTAAAGACCATCTAACTCATAAAGAAATAGCACAAAAATTGAATGTTTCTCCGCAAACTATAAATTATAGGATAGGACAAGCATTAAAAATTCTTCGTATTGAATTGAAAGATTATCTTCCCCTTTTATTTCTCCTTTTGCATCATCGTTTATAAAAGTAAGATAAAAATTACCGTAAAAGCTTCTCTGCCAACAAATGACAGTTAGCCCGATCAACCTTTCCACTTCCTGTCATTGGAATATGCGTAACTGAAAAGATATAATGAGGACGCTGATATTTATCCAATCTTAAGGCAATTTCGTTATTTATCCAATCCTTATCAATCTCTGACTCTATTAAAAGCACTACCGTTTGTCCCAATTTCGAATCAGCTACATAGGTTATGGCAAATGGAAAAGGAAAAGATGGTTTAATCAACTCTTCCACCTCCTCTATTTGTATTTTAATACCTCCACTATTGATAATATTATCCTTTCTTCCAAGAACAACAAAACTTCCATCTGTATTAAATTTAATGATATCATTAGTAATTAAGACTTCGTCACAAACTAAGGGTGCATGTATAACTAATGTATCTTCAGTAGAAAGAGAAAGCCGCACAGAAGAAAAAGGCACATATGATGAAGAAGCCAAAGGACCATTCAAACGTCGTAAAGCAATGTGTGAAAGCGTTTCCGTCATCCCATAAGTAGAATAAATTTCTCCAGGTAATGAATGAATTTCTTTCTCCAATGCCATATCAATTGCTCCCCCCCCTATGATGAGTTTAGCTATTCGAGATAAGCGTTCTTTCTCATAAGGAACTTGTAGGGAATTGAAAACTTGTAAGGGTACCATTGCGGCAAAGTTTATAGGCCTATCTAAATCAACCAAAGGATGTCCGGA encodes:
- a CDS encoding SusC/RagA family TonB-linked outer membrane protein: MRKITKCKCRILLLFLFLFIPTVMSASAQEFLLNLDFANVPLSKVLDEVGRQASLSVVYNTKDVNPDRVVSIKASREKLSTVMARLLKNSNASYSVKDKYLVLYTKENVAAPKAVQQVGKRQIKGMVTDETGEPLIGVSVLVQGTTMGTITDIDGMYSLEVPDNKASLEFTYIGYQKVILPVSSSSSFNVVMKEDAQQLSEVVVTAMGIERKEKSLTYATQKVSGDELMKVQDANFVNSLQGKVSGITITPSAGGAGGASKIVLRGNKSVLGNNSPLIVVDGIPLTNDINGQKDVQSGGSGLTYSSSSEGSDPLSMINPDDIESMNVLKGANAAALYGSKAANGVIMITTKKGKEGKIDINYSANITFEKPLVTPKIQNVYGAAVNLNANTLSVDSWGKKISELTPEELAYEGARLRNYAANDVDDFLRTGVSYNNSVSLSGGSEKIRSYFSYANSHSDGMIPKNSYNRNSFSFRQNYSLFNDRLKVDLSMNYIQAVTKNRPGGGTALNPLYDLYTMPRNIDMSYYKDNYVNENGSWTTALQGHYIKNENGDWEWATESKELTGPQQQWAYASKGHNNPYWLANRNQSRQEEERAYGYITAKLNLMKGLDFQARLNIDRTKSTGTTNRWATTWTPAAMEDYGMYGQDLTKITEIYVDYLLSYNRDIKDFAVSATAGWVGHTIKSDLQKIWANATIYDPMRRELPSVINYFYPMASEGNTSGRTYSPTSNWDKALLFTGQIGFKEMVYIDGSYRRDWYRPFRYFYKTRGTATNYGYFGLGANALVDKIFKLPEDINHFKVRMSYSEVGNSIPNSAWNSSTTNMVTGAVNILTIGHYDNPIPETNKSFEVGFDMALFRNSLELDFTYYNATADHLYMLNSVQGGKTTPSNSGKIRNSGIESTVTYSMNLAKNFLWRTSVNFSLNNNKILKTAYNEDGTEALVEQQIANGKIQVKYEEGGTYGDMYATDFDRNKDGSIKLSSTGRPKLSNEKFGVYVGNMYSKYQLGWSNSFTYKDFNLSFLINGKIGGKVISFTEAELDKLGVSERTANARLAAEADPSLVWNGKPALYMPDGNLAPISEYYQGIGGDVNATQYIYDATNFRLRELSLGYTFRNLLGASKHVSISFIARNLFFIYKDAPVDPDISLSTQNGLSAFEIFNMPSSRSFGFSLKANF
- a CDS encoding FecR family protein, giving the protein MDETKLLSYLKGELGDEEALQVESWCDAAPENRKILEQLYYTVFLGERAAAMDSVNVDASLTQLKDKIKQKEKTTRYSPSIKWKNYAIPLAAFLTGIVFAVGFSFLVLNKTSNFIVATTSGQRAQFVLPDGSRVWLNSSTQLAYKTSLWSRERQVDLTGEAYFEVARNEHSPFIVNSKNVKVQVLGTKFDVRARAAEDRVVTTLLKGSVRVDLPGDNRDYVLKPEQILDVNTETLHAKLSHSSSAKDVLLWMDGKLKFKQATFEEITSCLEKHFDVHFIFSDEVLKKERFTCEFLTDNDITDILDVLSLTKHFQYKMEGKQVHLSFKK
- a CDS encoding RNA polymerase sigma-70 factor, translated to MRNDTKPLNINDNNDVIKALKESDEYAFENVYRYYFRGLCAFCSQYVPLSEAEEIVQDTMMWLWENRSSLIADLTLKTLLFTIVKNKALNRITHYEVKRKVHQEIADKYEKEFADPDFYLENELIKLYNKALEKLPAEFRESYEMNRKDHLTHKEIAQKLNVSPQTINYRIGQALKILRIELKDYLPLLFLLLHHRL
- a CDS encoding AMP-binding protein, producing MQFDRSKQTLLLEGREYSREDILIMSTELSEDTSSFLKELLLFLADWFDENSFMRVQTSGSTGTPKVLNVRKEQMMQSARLTCEFLSLHAGDTALLCMPLQYIAGKMMVIRALVAGLNLLLRTPSGHPLVDLDRPINFAAMVPLQVFNSLQVPYEKERLSRIAKLIIGGGAIDMALEKEIHSLPGEIYSTYGMTETLSHIALRRLNGPLASSSYVPFSSVRLSLSTEDTLVIHAPLVCDEVLITNDIIKFNTDGSFVVLGRKDNIINSGGIKIQIEEVEELIKPSFPFPFAITYVADSKLGQTVVLLIESEIDKDWINNEIALRLDKYQRPHYIFSVTHIPMTGSGKVDRANCHLLAEKLLR